One Cinclus cinclus chromosome 24, bCinCin1.1, whole genome shotgun sequence genomic window carries:
- the LOC134053167 gene encoding dickkopf-related protein 3-like gives MVTSPAILCLVAWLLPPAAGHLWAWMFSLPQHSPDAAALGRSPGTDLEEVTPCSPATPCAQGHFCDEHFGLCLPTRPAGHYCRHDPHCAHGLVCMFGKCQQPVSPGQDGARCERDEECGAGGCCARQHGERVCQRRLALAQSCHVPPGGLAFSINQVCPCQAGLVCRPSVPSREKAFEYRPEKSEWRCRQP, from the exons ATGGTGACATCCCCGGCCATCCTCTGCCTCGTCGCCTGGCTACTGCCCCCCGCCGCCGGGCACCTCTGGGCATGGATGTTCTCCTTGCCCCAACACTCGCCCGATGCGGCCGCCCTGGGCAGGAGCCCCGGCACGGACCTGGAGGAG GTGACCCCGTGCAGCCCGGCCACCCCCTGTGCCCAGGGGCACTTCTGTGACGAGCACTTCGGGCTGTGCCTGCCCACACGGCCCGCGGGGCACTACTGCCGCCACGACCCGCACTGCGCTCACGGCCTCGTCTGCATGTTCGGCAAGTGCCAGCAGCCCGTGTCCCCCGGGCAGGACG GAGCGCGGTGCGAGCGGGACGAGGAGTGCGGGGCCGGCGGCTGCTGCGCTCGCCAGCACGGGGAGCGCGTTTGCCAGCGGCGCCTGGCGCTGGCCCAGAGCTGCCACGTCCCCCCCGGGGGACTCGCCTTCAGCATCAACCAAGTGTGTCCGTGCCAGGCCGGGCTGGTCTGCCGGCCCTCCGTGCCCTCCAGAGA